GGCCCGACTTTGCCTGGTGCAAAAGATCCTGCGCACTGGACTTCGCCTCGGAGGCCACATGCGCGGCTTCCTCCTTCGCCGTCTGGGCAACGCCCTGGGCAGAATCCTTGGCCGTGCGTGCTACATCTGCTGCTTCTTCCTTAGCCGCTTCCTTGGTGGACGCCGCGGAGGTGTCGCCGGCCCGGGTCTGGCCATATGCGGGAGTGGCGGCGGATGGGAAGGTGGCGGCGGACCGCTCACCCGGAATTCCTGTGGAGGCCGACGGAGCCGTGTAGTCGGGGTCCGCGGGCCATTGGTTCTCTGTCATCTTCGCTCTCTCTTTCCAAGAAGGCCGGTTGTTGATCAAGAACCAGCAACACTGGCCGTAAAATAATAAGCATGATTACTAATAAAAGGTAAGTACCCTTGCTAAGTGAGTTGCATTAGGTTCCAAAAGAATCAGCCGGAAAGGCGATGGCCTGCCGGGTACATCGATGTGGAAAGTGGTGGGTAGCTTGGAAACAGCTCCATGGATTTGGGTGCTGGTTGCCATCGTTGTGGTGGTGCTGATCGTGCTGCTGTTGCTGGCAAGCGGGCGGCGCCGCAAGGCGATGCAGCAGAAGCGCGACGACGCGCACCGGGAAAAGGCGGCTGAAATACGCCGCGAGGCCGAGGCGAAGGAGCTCGATGCCCGCGAGCGGGAAGCGAAGGCGATCCGGGCCAGGGCGGATGCGGAGCAGGCGCAGGTGGATGCAGCGCGGTTGCGCCAGCAGGCGGACCAGCAGGCCACGGAGGCCAAGGCGCTCCGCGACGACGTGAACGAACGGACACGCAAAGCCGACGAACTCGACCCCGACGTCACCTTGGACCCCAACGGCGGTGGCGAGCGGCGCGGCCATGACAACCGCGACGGTGCCGGTCATGCAAACCGTGAGTACACCGACCGTGGAGCTGCCCGCCACGCCGGCCGCGAGGGGGCCAGTAGTGAGGGTGCCGCAGGCGGCCGGGCCGGCACTGCCGGGGGACCGGCTGCACGAGAAGAAGCCGGCACCGACGCTGAGCGCACCGACGCGGACCGCACCGACGTTGACCGGAACGGCCGGCGCAACGAGGGCCCCGCTCCTGCGGGGGGTGCCCACGGGGACAGGGACAATCCACGCCCCGGCATCTAGTCAGCGGGCGAAGGAACATTCCTTGGTTTCAGGACGGGGGAGGGGGCGACTCCTTCCCCCGTTCCCATGCCCGCCAGCACTTCGACGACTGCCTCGGCGGCCGAGAACCTGGGCTCCCAGCCAAGTATTCGGCGTGCCCGGCCGGTGTCCATGACCGGGGCTCCGGCTGCCATCTCAATCCACCCGGAGTCCGTGGGCTGAAGCCGCAGCCTCCATGCCGCACCAACGATGGCGTGGAGCAGTCCCATGGGGATGGGCAGGATCCGTCGGGCCCGCAGGATGCGGGCAAGTTCCTGGGGTGTCAGGACGGGTTCGGCTGCAACGTTGAATGCCCCGGAGGCGCGCTGGTCGATGACGCGCCAGTAGGCATCAGCCACATCGTCGGCGTGGACCGCCTGGAAGATGAGGTCCTCCGGGACTGGCAGGAGAGGTACCCGCAGCCTCCCCGGCAGGAGCCTCGGGATGAGCGGCCCCAGGAAATATCTTCCGATCTCGCTTCCGGCGTCGCGCTGGAAGATCAGGGCCGGGCGGAGCCTGGCTACGGAGATGCCCGGCTCCGCCGACATGAAAGCGTCCAGGGCTTCTTCCTGCTCCGCCTTGTGCCGGCTGTAGTGTGAACCCGGCATGCCGCGGGCAGGCCACGACTCATCCGTCCGGCGATCCTTGGGAGCCTTGCTGTAGGCGCCCACGGACGACGCGCAGACCACCTGTTTCACGCCGGCCTTCCCGGCTGCCGCAAGGACGTTCCTGGTGCCGGTGACGTTGGTCCGGTACAGCTGCTCAAGGTCCCGGTTGGGCTGGATCTGCCATGCCAGGTGAACTACGGCGTCCACTCCTGCCAGTGCCGCGTCCAGCAGGGGCCGGTCGCTCGCCAGGCCCACGTCAAGGGTGTGCCACTCCACCCCTGAATAGGGTGCCCGGCTGGTGTCCGGGCGGCGCCTGCTGATCCCCGTCAACTGCAGGCTTCCCGGTTTTTGGGACAACTCCGCCTGCAGCTTGCGCAGCAGGGCCGTTCCCGCGTTTCCGCTGGCTCCGGTGATGGCGATGTGCATTGGCAGGGACTCCTTGGCGTGGACGGTCGGTACCGGTTACAGGGCGAGCCTATAACCGGGAGGGATTGTTTTATAAGCAACCTTATGATTTCCTTCTTCTGAGTCTTGCCGCAGGCTTTCGGACCCCCGACCCGAGGGAACCAACGACAATGCCCGAATACCTTCCCGCACTTGCCGCGGATACTACGGCCGCCCACCAACATCAGCCCGAATTCATGGGAAATAGCCCGTCCCGGGCCAAAATGGGACGGCTGCGCCAGACCTTCGAAAACGATCTTGTCCTCGGCTACCTTGACCTGGCCGAGGCCTTGGCCGCCCGCTTCGAAGCCCGCGGACGCGAACGGGCCGACCTGAACCAGGTGGCCTATCTGGGCCTGGTCAAGGCGGCCCGTGGCTTCGACCAGGCAAAGGGCGAGAGCTTCCCCGCCTATGCTGCCCCCACCATCACCGGGGAACTCAAGCGGTACCTTCGCGACCGCACGTGGGTGGTCCGGCCGCCCAGGAACATCCAGGACTTGCGCTCCCGGATGTTCCGGGCAGAGCCGGAGCTGACCCAGTCGCTGGGACGGAACCCCAGCGTGGCCGAACTTGCCGGGGTGCTCGATGAAGATCCCGCCGCAGTGCAGGAGGCAATCTCGGCCTCCAGCAGCATGCACCCGGACTCCCTGGACGCCGTCAACCCGCATTCGGACGCGCCGTCCATCGGTGAAGTGCTGGCATGCCCCGAAACACCGCTGGAGCGCCTGGAGGAGCTCGCCTGCCTGCGCGACGCGATCCAGGACCTGGACACAGCGGACCGGGAGCTCCTCTATCGCCGTTACTTCTGCGAGGAGACCCAGGTGCAGCTGGGGAAGCAGCTGGGCATGTCCCAGATGCAGGTCTCACGGCGCCTTGCCAAAGTCCTGGTGGAGCTCCAGCGAAGGCTTGAGGGCAGCTCGCACCCGCGGGAACTGGACGCAGTCCGAGGGAACACAGTCCACGGAACCGGAGGCCATGGCGCAGGCAGTGCAGCGGCGTCCCAAGCGTCCTTGCGGTCCGTCCACGGGCCGGACAATCCTGCCACGCCGGGTGGGAACCCGGCCCGCAGGGGCACAGCCAGGGGCACAGCCCGGGCAAGGAAGAAGTAGCTGCCCCGCTCCCGCCGGAGCACCGAAGCAGCCCGTCCCGGGACGGGGGGGAGAAGCGGCAGCAGGCAATCCGAGCGCTATCTTGCCTGCTCAGGGGCTTGGCGCCAGTAACGGCCGACAGGTGAGAAAACCGTCCGGCCCCGTTTAGGAGCAGCGGCAGCGGGGAACAGGGAGGACATGGGAAGCACCGAAACATCCAGGCTCAGGGCTGTCCTTTTCGACCGGGACGGGACCCTGGTGGTCGATGTCCCCTACAACGGGAACCCCGACCTTGTCCGGCCAGTGCCTGGCGCCAAAGCCGTGCTGGACGCCCTGCGGTCCGAGGGCATTGCCACCGGCGTGGTCAGCAACCAGTCAGGCATTGCCCGGGGCATGATCACTGCCGCCGATGTTGCCAGTGTCAATGCACGGGTGGATGAACTGCTGGGCCCCTTTGACGTGTGGGAGGTCTGTCCCCACGCCGAGCAGGATGGCTGCCCTTGCCGGAAGCCGGCGCCGGGCATGGTCCACAGCGCATGCCGGAAGCTCGGCATCCGCGAAGCTGAGGCAGCGCTGATCGGTGACATCGGCGCGGACGTCCGCGCCGCGGAGGCAGCCGGCGCCACGGGAGTGCTGGTCCCTACGCCCGTGACCCTTGCCGGGGAAGTGGCTGAAGCCCGCCTGGTGGCGCAGGACCTGGCGGGCGCCGTGCTCCTGCTGCAGGAGGGGCGGTAATGGGGCGCGTCCTGGTGGCCCGCCTGGACAGCATGGGTGATGTCCTGCTGGCTGGTCCTGCAGTCAGGGCCGTGGCCAACGGCAGGATCCCGGACGGCAGCAGGCCCAACCACGTCGTCTTGCTGTGCGGCAGGCAGGGGGAAGCGGCGGCCGGCGTGCTGCCGGGAGCCGCGGAGGTCTACAGCTGGGACAGCCCGTGGATCATGAATCCGGCACCAAAGATGACCGGACCGCACGCCGACAGGCTGATCGACTATGTCCGGAACTCCAGGATTACCGAAGCCGTCATCCTCACCTCCTTCCATCAGTCGCCCCTGCCGCTGGCGCTTTTGCTGCGGCTGGCGGGCGTTGAGCGCATCACCGGGGCTTCCACCGACTACGCGGGATCCCTCCTGGACGTCCGGCTCAAACCGGGGGAGGACTTCCCCGAGGACCAGCCCGAGGCGGAACGCGCCCTGGGCATCGCCGAGGCCGCCGGGTTCAGGCTCCCGGCCAGCGACGACGGCAAGCTCCGCCTTGCGTCCGTGCCGGATGTCCGGGACCTGGTGGGCGGGGAGCCTTATGTGGTGGTCCACCCCGGCGCAGCGGTTCCCGCGAGGGCCTGGCCGCCGCTGCATCACGCGGCCGCCGTCGAACTCCTCCAAGGCGCAGGGCACCGCGTGGTGGTGACGGGCGGTCCCGGGGAAACGTCGCTGACCGCAACGGTGGCAGGGCCCTCGGCGCTGGACCTCGGCGGCCGGACGGACCTGCACACGCTGGCGGGCGTCATGGCGGGGGCGGAGGCGGTGGTCACCGGCAACACCGGTCCGGCGCACCTCGCGGCCGCCGTGGGCACGCCCGTTGCCTGCCTTTTTTCGCCGGTGGTGCCGGCCATCCGCTGGGCGCCGTACGGGGTTCCGTTGGAGCTCCTCGGGGACCAGAACGCAGCCTGCAGGATGACCCGCGCCCGCCTCTGCCCGGTCCCGGGCCACCCCTGCCTGGACTCCGTTTCCCCCGAGGACGTGGTGGCGGCTGTGGAGCGCCTGATGGGCGGAGTGAGCTCTTTCAGTACCCACGTCAGTACCCGTAGAAAGGCCCGTAACAGATGAAGATCCTGCTCTGGCATGTCCACGGTTCCTGGACGGACGCCTTTGTGCGCGGCCGTCATGAGTACCTCCTTCCTGTCCTGCCGGGGGGTGGGCCCTGGGGGCTTGGCCGTGCCGGCAGGGACTGGCCGGCATCTGTGCGGGAGGTGGACCTCGCGGCGCTGGACGCGGAGGAGGTTGACGCCGTCGTCCTTCAACGCCCGGATGAAATCGATGAAGTTGCCCGGCTGCTGGGCCGGCGGCCGGGCGCGGACCTGCCTGCCGTGTATGTGGAGCACAACACCCCCAAAGGCGATTTCCCCAATACCCGCCACCCCCTTGCGGACCAGCGCAGCATCCCGCTGGTCCACGTGACGCACTTCAACAGGCTGGCCTGGGACAACGGCTCTGCGGTTGCAACGGTGATCGAGCACGGAATCCCGGACCCCGGACAGCTCTACACGGGGGAACTGCCCGAACTGGGGGTGGTGGTGAATGAACCCATCCGGCGCGGACGCGTTACCGGAACGGACCTGTTGCCCGCTTTCGCGTCGGTGGCGCCGCTGCAGGTCTTTGGCATGAAGACTGCCGGACTGGCCGCCGCCACCGGGATCGCAGAGTCCCGGCTGACCCCGCGGGGCGACCTGAAGACCCGGGAACTGCACCGTGAACTGGCCAGGTGCCGGGTGTACATCCACCCGATGCGCTGGACCTCCCTGGGATTGTCCCTCCTGGAGGCCATGCACCTGGGCATGCCGGTGGTTGCCCTGGCCACTACCGAAGCGCCCCGCGCCGTGCCGCCGGAGGCCGGCGCCGTCTCCGCCGACATCGACGAACTGCTCCGCTGCGCGCAGCGGCTGGTGGCCAATCCGGAGGAAGCACGACGGCGGGGCGTCGCCGCCCGCGAGGCGGCACTGGAACGCTACGGCCTGGGCAAGTTCCACGACCGCTGGGATGAGGTCCTGGCGGACCTCGGCACCCAGTCCATCCACCGCCACAATGAACGCCTGGACGAGCGGATCCTTGTTCCGGCGCGGGAGAGGAAGGCCCCATGAGAATCTCGATGATTTCCGAGCACGCCAGTCCCTTGGCGGCGCTGGGCGGAGTGGACGCCGGCGGACAGAACGTGCACGTCGCGGCACTGTCCGAAGCCCTCGCCAGGCGGGGCCACCACGTCACCGTCTACACGCGCAGGGATGCAACGGAGCTTCCCGCCAGGGTCCGGGTGGGCCGCCGCCTTGAGGTGGTCCATGTGGATGCGGGACCCCCGCGACACGTCCCCAAGGACGAACTGCTGCCCTTCATGGGCGAGCTGGCCGACGGCGTGGCCAGGGACTGGAGCCAGCGGCCGCCGGATGTGGTGCACGGCCACTTCTGGATGTCCGGCCTGGCCGCACTGGACGCAGCAAGGCGCCCGGATGACGGGTGCCGCGTTCCCGTCATCCAGACCTTCCATGCCCTCGGCACCGTCAAGCGGCGGCACCAGGGCGCAGAGGACACCAGCCCGCAGGAACGCCGCTGGCTTGAACCAGGTGTGGGGCGGTCCGCGGACCGGATCATTGCCACCTGCTCGGACGAGGTGTTTGAGCTCAAGGCCATGGGCATCAGCACCGCCAAGATCTCCATTGCCCCCTGCGGTGTGGACCTGGGCTTTTTCTCTGCTGAGGGACCCGCGGATGCCCGGGCACGCCGGCACCGCATCCTGTCGGTGGGGCGCCTGGTGCCGCGCAAGGGCGTGGATTTGGTGATCAAGG
The Arthrobacter sp. PGP41 genome window above contains:
- a CDS encoding NAD-dependent epimerase/dehydratase family protein, which codes for MHIAITGASGNAGTALLRKLQAELSQKPGSLQLTGISRRRPDTSRAPYSGVEWHTLDVGLASDRPLLDAALAGVDAVVHLAWQIQPNRDLEQLYRTNVTGTRNVLAAAGKAGVKQVVCASSVGAYSKAPKDRRTDESWPARGMPGSHYSRHKAEQEEALDAFMSAEPGISVARLRPALIFQRDAGSEIGRYFLGPLIPRLLPGRLRVPLLPVPEDLIFQAVHADDVADAYWRVIDQRASGAFNVAAEPVLTPQELARILRARRILPIPMGLLHAIVGAAWRLRLQPTDSGWIEMAAGAPVMDTGRARRILGWEPRFSAAEAVVEVLAGMGTGEGVAPSPVLKPRNVPSPAD
- a CDS encoding sigma-70 family RNA polymerase sigma factor yields the protein MPEYLPALAADTTAAHQHQPEFMGNSPSRAKMGRLRQTFENDLVLGYLDLAEALAARFEARGRERADLNQVAYLGLVKAARGFDQAKGESFPAYAAPTITGELKRYLRDRTWVVRPPRNIQDLRSRMFRAEPELTQSLGRNPSVAELAGVLDEDPAAVQEAISASSSMHPDSLDAVNPHSDAPSIGEVLACPETPLERLEELACLRDAIQDLDTADRELLYRRYFCEETQVQLGKQLGMSQMQVSRRLAKVLVELQRRLEGSSHPRELDAVRGNTVHGTGGHGAGSAAASQASLRSVHGPDNPATPGGNPARRGTARGTARARKK
- a CDS encoding D-glycero-alpha-D-manno-heptose-1,7-bisphosphate 7-phosphatase, with protein sequence MGSTETSRLRAVLFDRDGTLVVDVPYNGNPDLVRPVPGAKAVLDALRSEGIATGVVSNQSGIARGMITAADVASVNARVDELLGPFDVWEVCPHAEQDGCPCRKPAPGMVHSACRKLGIREAEAALIGDIGADVRAAEAAGATGVLVPTPVTLAGEVAEARLVAQDLAGAVLLLQEGR
- a CDS encoding glycosyltransferase family 9 protein, coding for MGRVLVARLDSMGDVLLAGPAVRAVANGRIPDGSRPNHVVLLCGRQGEAAAGVLPGAAEVYSWDSPWIMNPAPKMTGPHADRLIDYVRNSRITEAVILTSFHQSPLPLALLLRLAGVERITGASTDYAGSLLDVRLKPGEDFPEDQPEAERALGIAEAAGFRLPASDDGKLRLASVPDVRDLVGGEPYVVVHPGAAVPARAWPPLHHAAAVELLQGAGHRVVVTGGPGETSLTATVAGPSALDLGGRTDLHTLAGVMAGAEAVVTGNTGPAHLAAAVGTPVACLFSPVVPAIRWAPYGVPLELLGDQNAACRMTRARLCPVPGHPCLDSVSPEDVVAAVERLMGGVSSFSTHVSTRRKARNR
- a CDS encoding glycosyltransferase, producing MKILLWHVHGSWTDAFVRGRHEYLLPVLPGGGPWGLGRAGRDWPASVREVDLAALDAEEVDAVVLQRPDEIDEVARLLGRRPGADLPAVYVEHNTPKGDFPNTRHPLADQRSIPLVHVTHFNRLAWDNGSAVATVIEHGIPDPGQLYTGELPELGVVVNEPIRRGRVTGTDLLPAFASVAPLQVFGMKTAGLAAATGIAESRLTPRGDLKTRELHRELARCRVYIHPMRWTSLGLSLLEAMHLGMPVVALATTEAPRAVPPEAGAVSADIDELLRCAQRLVANPEEARRRGVAAREAALERYGLGKFHDRWDEVLADLGTQSIHRHNERLDERILVPARERKAP
- a CDS encoding glycosyltransferase, with the protein product MRISMISEHASPLAALGGVDAGGQNVHVAALSEALARRGHHVTVYTRRDATELPARVRVGRRLEVVHVDAGPPRHVPKDELLPFMGELADGVARDWSQRPPDVVHGHFWMSGLAALDAARRPDDGCRVPVIQTFHALGTVKRRHQGAEDTSPQERRWLEPGVGRSADRIIATCSDEVFELKAMGISTAKISIAPCGVDLGFFSAEGPADARARRHRILSVGRLVPRKGVDLVIKALPYLREAGFDDVELLIVGGGGDSGALHADPEVRRLMDLASELGVSEQVRLQGQVPRGAMPGIFRSADAVVCAPWYEPFGIVPLEAMACGVPVVAAAVGGLRDTVVDHGTGLHVPPRDPEAIASALAMLLDNPTLRAELGNAGKLRARTRYSWDRVAAETEKAYQLAVAGAPAGVAQMEGAAL